From Salvia splendens isolate huo1 chromosome 16, SspV2, whole genome shotgun sequence, a single genomic window includes:
- the LOC121771899 gene encoding pentatricopeptide repeat-containing protein At5g67570, chloroplastic translates to MGLWEVFLNWLRSLFFKQEMELSLIGLQNAGKTSLVNVVATGGYSEDMIPTVGFNMRKVTKGNVTIKLWDLGGQPRFRSMWERYCRAVSAIVYVVDAADPDNISISKSELHDLLSKPSLSGIPLLVLGNKIDKPVALSKQALTDQMDLKSITDREVCCYMISCKNSTNIDQVIDWLELQKINRRDAKHASDLTDAQKQAISEESHFQAIKFEYNRFTRDEQSAKLVGRPWERLDRLRLRELSGEGAEHDGAGLNPDRLRELSDIIECERDRFSWLLDDDVEVEEGLLEERSWAPRKRTEAESIKLLIDRLSATELSVKDWKFTRTMRYSGLQYTEMQMLRIVEGLGYKGQWRHACSVVEWLYDSKEHKHFKSRYVYTKLLTVLGRAKKPREALRVFNLMRGDTHIYPDMAAYHCLSVILGQAGLLKELLNVIETMREKPKKIKNMRRKNWSPELQPDIVVFNAVLNACVPTCQWKGVSWVFQQLRRNGLRPNGASYGLAMEVMLKSGKYDLVHGIFEKMKRKGESLKALTYKVLVRAFWEEGKVDDAVRAVRDMEKRGIIGTRSVYYELARCLCFYGRWQEAIREVEKLKNLRPKRPLAVTFTGMILSSMDGGHVQDCISLYEHCKTRMAPDIGLINAMLKVYGRNDMFLKAKELFEETRRNDSGSQVGEHGAKADSFTFSSMLETSASALQWEYFEHVYKAMTLSGHQIDQRKHSSLLVEASEAGKWHLLEHSFNSILEAGEIPPLAFFTEMACQAIIQCDYEKAVNIFNTMGHAPFQVSFEDWIDFFERNRDRLDQATLIELQEELTRHELRRELTVLNLSRALEFMCEDKVNSVEKVSEDLGISRGTLLDYQSSGSRIETDGASSTPELCDENGRVRSHPARMAENFDRNLVSGSWSDDTDSEDGEWDSDNDEFNSEKSDTPSAYEILEIWNKK, encoded by the exons ATGGGTCTCTGGGAAGTTTTTCTCAATTGGCTTAGAAG cctTTTCTTCAAGCAAGAAATGGAACTGTCTCTTATAGGTCTTCAGAATGCTGGGAAAACTTCGCTTGTAAATGTTGTTGCT ACTGGTGGATACAGTGAAGATATGATCCCAACG GTAGGATTTAATATGCGGAAAGTCACTAAAGGGAATGTTACAATAAAGCTGTGGGATCTTGGAGGTCAACCCAGATTTAGGAGCATGTGGGAGAGATATTGTCGTGCAGTTTCTGCAATTGT TTACGTTGTTGATGCTGCGGATCCTGATAATATCAGCATCTCCAAAAGCGAGCTTCACGACTTGTTGAGCAAACCATCACTAAGCGGGATCCCATTGCTGGTTCTAGGGAACAAGATTGACAAGCCTGTTGCCCTGTCGAAACAAGCATTGACTGATCAAAT GGATTTGAAGTCGATCACAGACAGAGAAGTATGCTGCTACATGATCTCTTGCAAGAACTCAACGAACATCGATCAAGTGATTGACTGGCTG GAGCTCCAGAAAATCAACCGCCGCGATGCCAAACACGCCTCCGACCTCACCGACGCCCAAAAGCAAGCAATCTCGGAAGAATCACATTTCCAAGCAATCAAGTTCGAGTACAATAGATTCACGAGAGATGAACAGAGCGCGAAGCTGGTCGGCCGCCCCTGGGAGAGGCTGGACCGCCTCCGATTGCGAGAGCTCTCCGGCGAGGGCGCCGAGCACGACGGGGCGGGGCTGAATCCCGACCGTTTGAGGGAGCTGAGTGACATAATCGAGTGCGAGAGGGATCGTTTCTCGTGGCTGTTGGATGACGATGTTGAGGTCGAGGAAGGGTTGCTCGAGGAGAGGAGTTGGGCGCCGCGAAAGAGGACTGAAGCTGAATCGATTAAGCTTCTCATTGATAG GTTGAGTGCAACTGAGCTGAGTGTGAAGGATTGGAAGTTTACGAGGACGATGAGGTACTCGGGCTTGCAGTATACAGAAATGCAAATGTTGAGGATAGTTGAAGGGCTTGGGTACAAGGGGCAATGGAGGCATGCCTGCTCTGTTGTAGAGTGGCTGTACGACTCAAAAGAGCACAAGCATTTTAAGAGCAG GTATGTGTATACGAAGTTGTTGACAGTGCTAGGCAGGGCCAAGAAGCCTCGTGAAGCTCTTCGAGTCTTTAATCTGATGCGA GGAGACACACATATATATCCTGATATGGCAGCATATCATTGTTTGTCCGTTATACTGGGCCAAGCTGGTTTGCTGAAAGAGCTGCTGAATGTGATTGAAACCATGAGGGAGAAaccaaaaaagataaaaaatatgAGGCGCAAAAATTGGAGTCCTGAACTTCAACCAGACATTGTTGTATTCAATGCT GTTTTAAATGCTTGTGTTCCGACTTGCCAATGGAAGGGAGTATCGTGGGTCTTTCAGCAGTTGAGAAGGAATGGTCTTAGACCTAATGGAGCAAGCTATGGGCTGGCAATGGAG GTAATGCTGAAATCAGGGAAGTATGACCTTGTCCATGGAATTTTCGAGAAAATGAAAAGGAAAGGGGAATCTTTAAAAGCCCTGACGTACAAAG TTCTTGTCAGAGCATTCTGGGAAGAAGGTAAAGTTGATGATGCTGTTCGAGCTGTCAGGGATATGGAAAAAAGAGGGATAATTGGAACAAGAAGTGTTTACTATGAGCTAGCTCGCTGCCTTTGTTTCTATGGCAGGTGGCAAGAAGCAATTCGTGAG GTTGAGAAGTTAAAGAATCTTCGTCCAAAAAGGCCTCTTGCAGTAACTTTTACAGGCATGATACTTTCGTCCATGGATGGTGGACATGTTCAAGATTGTATATCGCTCTATGAACACTGCAAAACACGCATGGCTCCTGATATTGGTCTGATAAATGCCATGTTGAAAGTTTACGGCCGGAATGATATGTTTCTTAAAGCTAAAGAGTTGTTTGAAGAGACCAGGAGAAATGATTCAGGTTCTCAAGTTGGTGAGCATGGTGCGAAAGCAGATAGTTTCACTTTCAGCTCCATGCTCGAGACATCTGCAAGCGCTCTCCAGTGGGAGTACTTCGAGCATGTGTACAAAGCGATGACCCTTTCGGGTCATCAAATTGATCAACGTAAACACTCTTCTCTATTAGTCGAAGCATCCGAAGCTGGAAAG TGGCATTTGCTGGAACATTCGTTTAATTCGATTCTTGAAGCTGGTGAGATCCCTCCTCTAGCATTCTTCACTGAAATGGCTTGTCAAGCCATTATCCAATGTGACTATGAAAAAGCTGTGAATATTTTCAACACGATGGGTCATGCTCCGTTTCAAGTCAGTTTCGAAGATTGGATTGACTTCTTTGAGAGAAACAGAGACAGGTTGGATCAGGCTACTCTTATAGAACTTCAGGAGGAACTCACCAGACATGAATTACGAAGAGAACTCACAGTCTTGAATCTGTCACGAGCGTTGGAATTCATGTGTGAGGACAAGGTAAATTCAGTAGAGAAGGTTTCTGAAGACTTGGGCATAAGCAGAGGCACATTGCTTGATTACCAATCGAGTGGCAGCAGAATCGAAACAGATGGCGCGTCTAGTACGCCTGAGTTGTGCGATGAAAACGGTCGTGTGAGGTCCCATCCTGCCCGGATGGCTGAGAATTTCGACCGTAATTTGGTATCAGGAAGTTGGAGTGATGACACAGACTCTGAAGATGGAGAGTGGGACTCTGACAATGATGAGTTCAACTCGGAAAAATCAGATACTCCTTCAGCCTATGAGATTCTCGAAATTTGGAATAAAAAGTGA